One genomic region from Halococcus qingdaonensis encodes:
- a CDS encoding tRNA pseudouridine(54/55) synthase Pus10, with amino-acid sequence MSILDDARAVLDNGPICDSCLGRVFADRSFGLTNRARGRALRTTVALDADEPFEGPEDCWVCEGECDRFDEWAERAVAALGDVEFETYQVGTRVPPLIEENDRLLREESDLPTDAGESFKSALNREVGKRLGERTDTEVDFERPDVLALVNLDRGDVDVQVNPAFVYGRYRKLERGIPQTEWPCRECGGSGKQFVADGGEEPCDYCGGSGYLYDRSVEELTAPVVEEAMDGSESIFHGAGREDVDATMQGTGRPFVIEVKHPQRRAVDAEELETEINEFADESVEVEGLRRATHEMVERVKELDAHKTYSMAIEFAEPIEETAFADALAELDGATIEQETPQRVDHRRASRTRVRDVYEIEGELDDDRHATVELRGAGGLYVKELVSSDEGRTEPSLAGLLGVDSEVTALDVIAVEGEDEAFADPDYLVEPSG; translated from the coding sequence ATGTCCATCCTCGACGACGCGCGGGCCGTCCTCGACAACGGCCCTATCTGTGATTCCTGTCTCGGCCGCGTCTTCGCCGACCGGAGTTTCGGCCTCACGAACCGGGCGCGCGGACGCGCGCTCAGAACCACGGTCGCGCTCGACGCGGACGAACCGTTCGAGGGACCCGAGGACTGCTGGGTCTGCGAGGGTGAGTGCGATCGGTTCGACGAGTGGGCCGAGCGCGCGGTCGCCGCACTCGGGGACGTCGAGTTCGAGACGTACCAGGTCGGCACGCGCGTCCCGCCGCTGATCGAGGAGAACGACCGCCTGCTGCGCGAGGAGAGCGATCTCCCCACCGACGCCGGCGAGTCGTTCAAATCCGCACTCAACCGCGAGGTCGGCAAGCGTCTCGGCGAGCGCACGGACACAGAGGTGGATTTCGAGCGCCCGGACGTGCTCGCACTCGTCAACCTCGACCGCGGCGACGTCGACGTCCAGGTGAATCCAGCGTTCGTCTACGGGCGCTACCGGAAGCTCGAACGCGGAATCCCCCAGACCGAGTGGCCCTGCCGGGAGTGCGGCGGCAGCGGCAAGCAGTTCGTCGCGGACGGCGGCGAGGAGCCCTGCGACTACTGCGGCGGCAGCGGCTATCTCTACGACAGGAGCGTCGAGGAGCTGACCGCGCCGGTCGTCGAGGAGGCGATGGATGGCTCGGAATCGATCTTCCACGGCGCGGGTCGTGAGGACGTCGACGCGACGATGCAGGGCACCGGCCGCCCGTTCGTCATCGAGGTCAAACACCCGCAGCGGCGCGCGGTCGACGCCGAGGAACTGGAGACGGAGATCAACGAGTTCGCCGACGAGAGCGTCGAGGTCGAGGGGCTCCGGCGTGCGACCCACGAAATGGTCGAGCGCGTGAAGGAGCTCGACGCGCACAAGACCTACTCGATGGCCATCGAGTTCGCCGAACCGATCGAGGAGACGGCGTTCGCCGACGCGCTCGCCGAACTCGACGGCGCGACGATCGAACAGGAGACGCCCCAGCGGGTCGATCACCGGCGGGCGAGTCGGACTCGCGTGCGCGACGTCTACGAAATCGAGGGCGAGCTCGACGACGACCGCCACGCCACCGTAGAGCTGCGCGGCGCTGGCGGTCTCTACGTGAAAGAACTCGTGAGCAGCGACGAAGGCCGGACGGAGCCGAGTCTCGCGGGGCTACTCGGCGTCGACAGCGAGGTAACGGCGCTCGACGTGATCGCCGTCGAGGGCGAGGACGAGGCGTTCGCCGATCCCGACTATCTCGTCGAGCCGAGCGGTTAA
- a CDS encoding lipopolysaccharide biosynthesis protein — protein MSISSVVALVRRVLSPGGDLTERAVTSGVWVMLTNVVDRVLQLAMVLLVARLIGPGSYGVMALALVVMSALTKLSRLGIDAALIQREADDVDAYLDTAWMMQNARGLVVAAILFASAPIVASPLVFDEPQLAPVLRVLALSPLLSGLQNPGLLYLKKDLRFDKQFAYTLSGTVFYVAVAVVVAFLTRSVWALVLGLVASDFVRLVASYFVADYRPRPRFDLDHARELFGYGKWIFASGVVLFLIMEGDDAFVGWYLGTAVVGLYQLAYRVSNAPATEVTQTISSVIFPTYSKMQSDDRQLRDGFFKTVQLTTFISFPIAVGVAAVAPTFVDTFLTEQWDAMIPMIQLLAAWGLLRSLGATTGPLFQAIGKPDVPTKIQFGKLVIIAAFIYPATARYGAVGTGLVIVGNSLLFSEPVATYLATRAVDGSYARLLRLVAYPAVPSILMGIAVVAVHRMGVATGVVEFTLLVLVGVVVYGVLALAVERFSEYDSVALCRRLARTVVS, from the coding sequence GTGTCGATCAGCAGCGTCGTCGCCCTCGTCAGGCGCGTGCTCAGCCCGGGCGGCGACCTCACCGAACGCGCGGTCACCAGCGGCGTCTGGGTCATGCTCACGAACGTCGTCGACAGAGTGCTCCAGCTCGCGATGGTGCTGCTCGTCGCGCGGCTCATCGGCCCCGGATCGTACGGCGTGATGGCGCTCGCACTCGTCGTGATGAGCGCACTGACCAAGCTCTCCAGGCTCGGTATCGACGCCGCGCTCATCCAGCGCGAGGCCGACGACGTCGACGCCTATCTCGACACGGCCTGGATGATGCAGAACGCGCGCGGACTCGTCGTCGCCGCCATCCTGTTCGCCAGCGCACCGATCGTCGCCTCGCCGCTCGTCTTCGACGAGCCGCAGCTCGCGCCCGTTCTCAGAGTGCTCGCGCTCTCGCCGCTGCTCTCGGGGCTCCAGAACCCGGGACTGCTCTATCTCAAGAAGGACCTCCGCTTCGACAAACAGTTCGCCTACACGCTGTCGGGGACGGTCTTCTACGTGGCGGTCGCCGTCGTCGTGGCCTTTCTCACCCGCTCGGTGTGGGCGCTCGTGCTCGGGCTGGTCGCGAGCGACTTCGTGCGGCTGGTGGCCTCCTACTTCGTCGCCGACTATCGGCCGCGACCGCGGTTCGATCTCGATCACGCGCGCGAACTGTTCGGCTACGGGAAGTGGATCTTCGCCTCCGGAGTGGTGTTGTTTCTGATCATGGAGGGCGACGACGCCTTCGTCGGCTGGTATCTCGGGACCGCCGTCGTCGGGCTCTACCAGCTGGCCTACCGCGTCTCGAACGCGCCCGCGACGGAGGTGACCCAGACCATTTCGAGCGTGATCTTCCCGACGTACTCGAAGATGCAGAGCGACGACCGCCAGCTGCGCGACGGCTTCTTTAAAACTGTTCAGCTCACGACGTTCATCTCCTTCCCGATCGCGGTCGGCGTCGCCGCCGTCGCACCGACGTTCGTCGACACCTTCCTCACCGAGCAGTGGGACGCGATGATCCCCATGATCCAGCTGCTCGCCGCGTGGGGCCTGCTGCGCTCGCTGGGGGCGACGACCGGCCCGCTGTTCCAGGCCATCGGCAAACCCGACGTGCCGACGAAGATCCAGTTCGGCAAGCTAGTGATCATCGCGGCGTTCATCTATCCCGCGACAGCGCGCTACGGTGCGGTCGGCACGGGACTGGTGATCGTCGGCAACTCGCTGCTGTTCTCCGAGCCGGTCGCGACGTATCTCGCGACGCGGGCGGTCGACGGGAGCTACGCACGCCTGCTTCGCCTCGTCGCCTACCCTGCCGTGCCCAGCATCCTCATGGGGATCGCCGTCGTCGCCGTCCACCGTATGGGCGTCGCCACCGGCGTCGTCGAGTTCACTCTCCTCGTTCTGGTCGGCGTCGTCGTCTACGGCGTGCTCGCGCTCGCGGTCGAACGGTTCTCGGAGTACGACAGCGTGGCGCTCTGTCGCCGGCTGGCCCGTACCGTCGTCTCGTGA